Proteins from a genomic interval of Paenibacillus sp. FSL R5-0623:
- a CDS encoding Crp/Fnr family transcriptional regulator — MRELTTVLEKRGNTNCFSEANFNHLLVTMKDRTYPEGTHLYWEGDISDKLYYMKRGRAQITKSTDEGKELIMYMYQSGDMIGQADPFFGSKHSFSAEVLEDSEIGVLEHKDLEMLICQHCDFAIDFMKWMGIHHRLTQTKFRDLMLYGKPGALCSTLIRLSNSYGEPHGEHVIIHKKITHTDLSNMIGATRESVNRMLSDLRKKDGIEYDNGMIVIKDLKMLQGICHCELCPNEICRI; from the coding sequence ATGAGAGAACTAACAACTGTACTGGAAAAGCGCGGTAATACCAACTGTTTCTCGGAAGCCAATTTCAACCATCTGCTGGTTACAATGAAAGATAGAACTTATCCGGAAGGTACACATCTGTACTGGGAAGGCGATATCTCTGACAAACTTTATTATATGAAACGGGGTCGTGCCCAGATCACCAAATCCACGGATGAAGGCAAAGAACTGATCATGTACATGTATCAATCCGGTGATATGATTGGGCAGGCTGATCCCTTCTTTGGCTCTAAACACAGCTTCTCAGCGGAAGTGCTGGAGGATAGTGAGATCGGTGTACTGGAACATAAAGACCTGGAAATGTTAATCTGCCAGCATTGTGACTTCGCGATCGATTTTATGAAATGGATGGGCATCCACCACCGGTTGACACAGACCAAGTTCCGGGATCTCATGTTATATGGCAAACCGGGTGCACTTTGCTCTACCCTCATTCGGTTGTCGAATTCGTATGGTGAGCCTCATGGAGAGCATGTCATTATTCACAAAAAAATTACCCACACGGACCTGTCCAATATGATTGGAGCCACTCGTGAAAGTGTAAACCGCATGTTAAGCGACCTGCGTAAGAAAGACGGGATTGAATATGACAATGGCATGATTGTTATCAAAGATCTGAAGATGCTGCAAGGGATCTGTCACTGTGAGCTTTGCCCGAACGAGATCTGTCGTATTTAA
- a CDS encoding VTT domain-containing protein, protein MRKWLWLLLYVLLAGVTFIYRYELLAWTDLHQSIPLLLAMATLFALVPVIPYKFVIIAFGYSYGTTTAAWICWLGTTLAAMLVYGGARTIFRHQARSYLERIRGLNRFTTWMEAHPFMGVMSMRLLPIVPQMAVNIYAGITYTPFWVFMLATAIGKMPAIFVFAYAGAQAETSIWLSLGILAGYLVFMAIVLLLFRFRSRNKA, encoded by the coding sequence TTGCGAAAATGGTTATGGCTTCTGTTATATGTTTTACTTGCAGGAGTCACGTTTATTTACAGATATGAACTGCTGGCCTGGACAGATCTTCATCAGTCCATTCCGCTGTTACTCGCCATGGCAACATTGTTTGCTCTTGTGCCTGTAATTCCTTATAAGTTTGTTATTATCGCCTTTGGTTACAGTTACGGTACCACCACGGCAGCCTGGATATGCTGGCTTGGCACCACACTTGCAGCCATGCTCGTATATGGCGGAGCAAGAACCATCTTCAGACATCAGGCGAGATCGTACCTCGAACGTATTCGGGGTCTGAACCGTTTTACCACATGGATGGAAGCACATCCGTTCATGGGTGTCATGTCGATGCGACTGTTGCCGATCGTGCCTCAGATGGCCGTTAATATCTACGCAGGTATAACGTACACGCCATTCTGGGTCTTCATGCTTGCCACGGCCATTGGGAAAATGCCAGCGATTTTTGTATTTGCCTATGCAGGTGCGCAAGCTGAAACCTCAATCTGGCTGAGCCTGGGCATCCTTGCCGGATATCTGGTGTTCATGGCCATTGTATTGCTCTTATTTCGCTTTCGGTCACGCAACAAAGCCTGA
- a CDS encoding helix-turn-helix domain-containing protein has translation MCPRFETAFSFLGKRWNGLIIQTLMSGSKRFKDISNLIPSMSDKMLSERMKDLESEGILVRHVYPETPVRIEYELTDKGRALQPVMNQIQDWAEQWVD, from the coding sequence ATGTGTCCGCGTTTTGAGACGGCGTTTTCTTTTTTGGGCAAGCGCTGGAATGGTTTAATTATTCAAACGTTGATGAGTGGTTCGAAGCGATTCAAGGATATCTCCAATCTGATTCCATCCATGAGTGATAAGATGTTATCCGAACGGATGAAAGATCTGGAGAGTGAAGGTATTCTGGTTCGTCACGTCTATCCCGAGACGCCAGTTCGTATTGAATATGAACTGACGGATAAAGGTAGAGCGCTCCAGCCCGTTATGAATCAAATTCAAGACTGGGCTGAGCAGTGGGTTGACTAA
- a CDS encoding sugar phosphate isomerase/epimerase — MKLGVFLVLFGGRKLEDALDYVASKGLKAVEIGTGGHPGNAHCKPDELLSNPTALKNFKNAVESRGLTISALSCHGNPLHPQKDIAKGFHDDFVKTVELAEKLEVPVVNTFSGCPGDHEDAKYPNWPVAPWPNDFQEILKWQWENKVIPYWTEWGKFAADRNVKVGLELHGGFSVHTPATLLRLREAAGEVIGANLDPSHMWWQGIDPVQAIHILGREGAIHHFHAKDTTIDPVNVNKHGVTDMQDYTNMLDRAWQFRSVGYGHDNKTWADIMSALRLVGYDYVVSIEHEDGLMSVEEGFSKAVQNLQQVLIEEPLGDMWWV, encoded by the coding sequence TTGAAACTCGGCGTATTTTTGGTACTATTCGGAGGACGTAAATTGGAGGATGCTCTTGATTATGTAGCATCCAAGGGATTAAAAGCAGTAGAGATCGGAACAGGCGGACATCCAGGCAATGCACATTGTAAGCCAGATGAGTTGTTAAGCAATCCTACAGCATTGAAAAACTTCAAAAATGCAGTGGAATCACGCGGTTTGACAATCAGTGCACTCAGCTGTCACGGTAACCCGCTACATCCGCAAAAGGATATTGCCAAAGGTTTCCACGATGATTTTGTTAAAACAGTAGAACTGGCTGAGAAGCTTGAAGTACCTGTAGTGAATACATTCTCCGGTTGTCCGGGAGATCATGAGGATGCCAAATATCCGAACTGGCCTGTTGCACCATGGCCGAATGACTTCCAAGAAATCCTGAAGTGGCAATGGGAAAACAAAGTTATCCCTTACTGGACAGAGTGGGGTAAATTTGCAGCAGATCGTAACGTAAAAGTTGGATTGGAGCTGCACGGTGGATTCTCCGTTCATACTCCAGCAACGTTGCTGAGACTGCGTGAAGCAGCAGGTGAAGTGATCGGAGCCAATCTGGACCCAAGTCACATGTGGTGGCAAGGTATTGATCCGGTTCAGGCAATTCACATCTTGGGACGTGAAGGAGCCATCCATCACTTCCATGCCAAAGATACAACGATTGATCCGGTAAACGTGAACAAACACGGTGTAACGGATATGCAGGACTATACCAATATGCTGGATCGGGCTTGGCAGTTCCGCTCGGTCGGTTATGGACATGATAACAAGACATGGGCAGATATTATGAGTGCCTTGCGTCTGGTCGGATATGATTATGTAGTAAGTATTGAGCACGAAGACGGTCTGATGTCGGTTGAAGAAGGATTCTCTAAAGCCGTGCAAAATCTCCAGCAAGTATTGATCGAAGAACCGCTGGGCGATATGTGGTGGGTTTAG
- a CDS encoding Gfo/Idh/MocA family oxidoreductase, translating into MEKMKAGIIGCGNISAIYLENLKNNPVIEVVAVADLIRERAQERADEFNIANVYNVDELLQNNEIELVLNLTVPGSHAMTDLAALEAGKHVYAEKPLAISLEDGRKVVELAEEKGLYVGSAPDTFLGSGIQTARKAIEDGLIGKPVAATSFFMGGGPEAWHPNPEFFYVAGGGPMFDMGPYYLTALITLLGPIRRISASAGIQIADRKIGSGPKEGTALQVETPTHLAGTIDFAEGAIATMITSFDIRGASDLPRIEIYGTEGTLSVPDPNYFNGEVKVRRYGQDTWETVKPVFESGQNERGIGVTEMVESIRAGREHKASGKLAYHVLEAMHSFQRSSLEGKHIHLESSYDSFAVTHTVQTEIETVESH; encoded by the coding sequence GTGGAGAAAATGAAAGCAGGCATCATCGGGTGTGGTAACATCAGCGCCATCTACTTGGAAAATCTCAAAAACAACCCGGTCATTGAAGTCGTGGCTGTTGCGGATTTGATTCGTGAACGCGCTCAGGAACGGGCAGATGAATTTAATATCGCAAACGTTTACAATGTAGATGAGTTGCTGCAAAATAACGAAATTGAACTTGTGTTGAACCTTACGGTTCCTGGAAGTCATGCCATGACCGATCTGGCTGCACTCGAAGCAGGCAAACATGTGTATGCCGAGAAGCCGCTGGCAATTTCTCTTGAGGATGGTCGCAAGGTTGTTGAGTTGGCTGAGGAAAAGGGATTGTATGTTGGTTCTGCACCGGATACCTTCCTTGGTTCAGGCATACAGACAGCTCGTAAAGCCATTGAGGATGGGCTGATTGGCAAGCCGGTTGCAGCGACTTCATTCTTCATGGGTGGAGGACCAGAAGCTTGGCATCCTAATCCAGAGTTCTTTTATGTCGCGGGCGGCGGACCCATGTTTGATATGGGACCTTACTACCTGACCGCTCTGATTACGCTACTTGGACCGATACGCAGAATCAGCGCCTCGGCAGGCATACAGATTGCAGATCGCAAGATTGGCTCTGGGCCAAAGGAAGGTACAGCGCTTCAAGTAGAGACGCCTACCCACTTGGCAGGAACCATTGATTTTGCAGAAGGTGCCATTGCAACCATGATTACCAGTTTCGATATTCGCGGAGCTTCGGATCTGCCACGTATTGAAATCTATGGTACAGAAGGTACACTTAGTGTACCTGACCCCAATTACTTTAACGGGGAAGTGAAGGTTCGCAGATACGGTCAAGACACTTGGGAGACGGTTAAACCAGTCTTCGAAAGTGGACAAAACGAACGAGGCATCGGCGTAACGGAAATGGTTGAATCCATTCGTGCCGGACGGGAACACAAAGCCAGTGGTAAGCTTGCTTATCACGTACTGGAAGCCATGCATTCATTCCAGCGTTCTTCACTTGAAGGCAAGCATATACATCTGGAGAGCAGCTATGATTCTTTTGCAGTAACTCACACAGTTCAAACTGAGATTGAAACCGTGGAATCACACTAG
- a CDS encoding AraC family transcriptional regulator, translated as MPTDQSCQVLTAGFSFHRKPYAMVQPEGVKNYLLRLQTDGRCRARIDGDMSLIDAGDLLLFDPDEPYELRIDNETNPMGERLVESGDYHIFFNGSWVDEWWKRHKRPTRIKVELTESLLVLFRQLVLEQRRISNPYPEISSYYMRILCLEVDRLLAEHPTITNTNYVAYEIKNYIEENASSLFKLDDVATHIGISVSRGVHLFKEAFGKSIMQYTLDVRLNMARERIIFSPMTLEQVSESSGFNNYTYFHRVFRSRFGMSPKEFRVIHREQM; from the coding sequence ATGCCGACAGATCAATCCTGCCAAGTTCTTACAGCAGGCTTTTCATTTCATCGTAAACCCTACGCTATGGTGCAGCCTGAAGGGGTGAAGAACTACCTATTAAGACTGCAAACAGACGGACGTTGCCGTGCACGCATAGACGGGGACATGTCCCTGATAGATGCGGGCGATCTGCTTCTTTTTGATCCTGACGAGCCCTATGAGCTAAGAATAGACAATGAAACCAATCCGATGGGAGAACGACTGGTGGAGAGTGGCGACTATCACATCTTCTTTAATGGTTCCTGGGTGGATGAGTGGTGGAAGCGTCACAAACGGCCGACCCGAATCAAAGTCGAACTGACGGAAAGCCTCCTGGTCCTGTTTCGACAACTCGTGCTGGAGCAGCGCCGCATCTCCAATCCTTATCCGGAAATTTCAAGTTATTATATGCGAATTTTATGTCTCGAAGTGGATCGTCTGCTCGCGGAGCATCCAACGATAACCAACACCAATTATGTGGCTTATGAGATCAAAAACTACATTGAAGAAAACGCTTCCTCTTTATTTAAGCTCGATGATGTGGCAACACATATTGGCATCAGTGTCTCACGGGGTGTACATCTCTTCAAAGAAGCGTTTGGCAAAAGCATCATGCAATACACGCTTGACGTACGGCTGAATATGGCCAGGGAACGGATTATTTTCAGTCCAATGACCCTGGAGCAAGTGTCTGAGTCTTCTGGCTTTAACAACTATACCTATTTTCATCGGGTATTCCGTTCCCGGTTCGGCATGTCTCCGAAGGAATTCCGCGTCATTCACCGGGAACAGATGTAA
- the msrA gene encoding peptide-methionine (S)-S-oxide reductase MsrA — protein MEQHSSELATFAGGCFWCMVSPFEELPGIHKIVSGYTGGHTENPTYEEVCSETTGHVEAVQITFDPAIFPYKKLVELFWQQIDPTDTGGQFHDRGSSYQTAIFYHSEEQRQIAEASKAELGQSGRFDKPIFTPILPAKPFYEAEEHHQNYHRKNPAHYKRYSKGSGRVDFIERNWTGNVDKDGLKERLTPLQYEVTQNSATEPAFHNEFWDHHGDGIYVDIVSGEPLFSSTDKYDSGCGWPSFTRPLRDHNVKEKTDLSHFMIRTEVRSREGDSHLGHLFNDGPAEAGGMRYCINSAALRFVPKEDLQKEGYGEYAVLFQ, from the coding sequence ATGGAACAACATTCAAGTGAGTTAGCAACTTTTGCAGGCGGATGCTTCTGGTGTATGGTATCCCCCTTTGAAGAACTGCCCGGTATTCATAAAATCGTATCGGGTTATACAGGAGGACATACCGAGAATCCAACATATGAAGAGGTCTGCTCGGAGACAACAGGACATGTAGAGGCTGTGCAAATTACGTTTGACCCTGCCATCTTCCCTTATAAGAAACTGGTTGAACTGTTCTGGCAGCAGATTGATCCTACGGATACAGGCGGGCAATTCCATGACCGTGGATCTTCCTATCAGACGGCCATCTTCTATCATAGCGAAGAACAGCGCCAGATTGCGGAAGCTTCCAAAGCGGAGCTGGGACAAAGTGGACGTTTTGACAAACCAATCTTCACACCCATCTTGCCAGCAAAACCTTTCTATGAAGCGGAAGAACATCATCAAAATTATCACCGGAAGAACCCTGCCCATTACAAACGCTACAGCAAAGGTTCTGGACGTGTAGATTTCATCGAACGCAACTGGACCGGTAACGTGGATAAAGACGGGCTGAAAGAGCGTTTGACGCCGCTTCAATATGAAGTTACGCAGAACAGCGCAACCGAGCCTGCATTCCATAACGAATTCTGGGATCACCACGGTGATGGTATCTATGTGGACATCGTATCTGGCGAGCCATTGTTCAGTTCTACCGACAAATACGATTCCGGCTGCGGCTGGCCGAGCTTCACACGTCCATTGCGTGACCACAACGTGAAGGAAAAAACCGATCTCAGCCACTTCATGATTCGTACCGAAGTGAGAAGTCGTGAGGGCGATTCCCATCTGGGTCACCTGTTCAACGATGGTCCTGCCGAAGCAGGTGGAATGCGTTATTGCATCAACTCTGCGGCACTTCGTTTTGTACCCAAAGAAGACTTGCAAAAAGAAGGATACGGTGAGTACGCCGTCCTTTTCCAATAA
- a CDS encoding Gfo/Idh/MocA family oxidoreductase, protein METTQRKRVAIIGLGDIARKVYLPLLTAHPNVEIVGIMNRSPEPVKVVQEAYRLERGTTDLKELLSWDLDAVFVHTATEAHFDIVMQCLEQGLAVYVDKPLSYTIRESEEMTAFAEAQGLLLAVGFNRRFAPMYQKAKEWMQGGKGFESLTVTKHRTGIQDRPAAETIYDDLIHMLDLMLWYSDHNVELLHQWIRKNDLDRLLHATGTAKLGRTAYGRFDMVREAGADLEKIELHGGGRSVEVVNMDTISCMEQGSLETKETFGSWDTVLTRRGFSGAVDNFLACLDSPDDCLISASHVMDSHELAERLIRK, encoded by the coding sequence ATGGAAACAACCCAACGTAAACGAGTTGCAATTATCGGCCTCGGCGATATTGCACGTAAAGTATATTTGCCGCTGTTAACAGCTCATCCGAACGTGGAGATTGTAGGCATTATGAACCGATCTCCGGAGCCGGTCAAAGTCGTTCAGGAGGCGTATCGATTAGAACGGGGAACAACGGATCTGAAAGAACTGTTGTCCTGGGACTTGGATGCGGTGTTTGTACATACAGCAACGGAAGCGCACTTTGACATTGTCATGCAATGTCTGGAACAGGGATTAGCCGTGTACGTAGACAAACCGTTATCCTATACGATTCGGGAGTCGGAAGAGATGACTGCTTTTGCCGAGGCACAAGGGCTGCTACTCGCAGTAGGCTTCAACCGTAGATTCGCACCGATGTACCAAAAAGCGAAAGAATGGATGCAGGGTGGAAAAGGTTTTGAATCCTTGACAGTGACCAAACATCGTACAGGCATTCAGGATCGTCCTGCGGCAGAAACCATCTATGATGATCTCATCCATATGCTGGATCTGATGTTGTGGTACTCGGATCATAATGTGGAGTTGCTTCATCAATGGATTCGGAAGAATGATCTGGACAGACTGCTGCATGCAACCGGAACGGCCAAGCTGGGCAGAACAGCCTACGGTCGATTCGATATGGTGCGTGAAGCTGGGGCAGATCTGGAGAAGATCGAATTGCATGGTGGTGGACGATCTGTTGAAGTGGTGAACATGGACACGATCAGCTGCATGGAACAGGGGAGTCTGGAAACCAAAGAAACGTTCGGGAGCTGGGACACCGTGTTAACACGCAGAGGTTTTAGCGGAGCAGTTGATAATTTCCTGGCTTGTCTGGACTCACCTGATGATTGCCTGATCAGTGCAAGTCATGTCATGGACAGTCATGAACTGGCGGAACGATTGATTCGCAAATAA
- a CDS encoding trehalose utilization protein ThuA, whose amino-acid sequence MINVTIWNEFVHEKIHDEVREVYPDGLHRALADGLGGEGFAIRTATLDQPEHGLSDEVLNSTDVLIWWGHMAHDRVSDEISQKVAQRVLNGMGMIVLHSGHFSKPFKALMGTSCDLKWRVADEQEIVWCVNPSHPIADGIEGKIVLEKEEMYGEFFDIPVPDELVFVSNFQGGEVFRSGCTFRRGEGKIFYFRPGHETYPTYYKPEILRVISNAVKWAYPARSFKPEFGKSEPVRPFGGVLV is encoded by the coding sequence ATGATCAACGTCACCATTTGGAATGAATTTGTCCATGAGAAAATTCACGATGAAGTAAGGGAAGTCTACCCGGATGGTCTGCATCGAGCACTGGCTGACGGACTTGGCGGCGAAGGCTTTGCTATTCGTACAGCTACACTGGATCAGCCTGAACACGGATTAAGTGATGAAGTGCTGAATTCCACAGATGTGCTTATATGGTGGGGACATATGGCACATGATCGCGTAAGCGATGAGATCTCACAGAAGGTTGCGCAGCGAGTGCTGAACGGGATGGGAATGATTGTGCTCCATTCAGGTCATTTCTCCAAACCATTCAAAGCGCTGATGGGAACAAGCTGCGATCTGAAGTGGCGTGTAGCTGACGAGCAGGAAATTGTATGGTGTGTTAACCCATCTCATCCGATTGCGGATGGCATCGAAGGCAAGATTGTATTGGAAAAAGAAGAAATGTACGGCGAATTCTTCGATATTCCAGTACCGGATGAACTGGTGTTTGTAAGCAACTTCCAGGGTGGGGAAGTATTCCGGAGCGGATGTACGTTCCGGCGTGGTGAAGGTAAAATCTTTTATTTCCGACCAGGTCATGAGACATATCCGACCTATTACAAACCGGAAATATTAAGAGTGATCAGTAACGCTGTGAAATGGGCATATCCTGCCCGCAGCTTTAAGCCGGAATTTGGCAAGAGTGAACCTGTAAGACCATTTGGTGGCGTGCTGGTCTAA
- the adhE gene encoding bifunctional acetaldehyde-CoA/alcohol dehydrogenase → MAVKNEVAPAKEPTAGQYIQTLIDKANKAHAAFMKMDQKQIDRIVQAMALAGLDKHMMLAKMAVEETGRGVYEDKITKNIFATEYVYHSIKYDKTVGVIEDNEYESFQKIAEPVGIIMGITPVTNPTSTTMFKALISIKTRNPIIFGFHPSAQNCSREAAKILLEAAVKHGAPADCIQWIDDPSMDRTNELMNHNDVALILATGGSGMVRAAYSCGKPALGVGPGNVPCFIEKSADINQAVTDLILSKSFDNGMICASEQAVIIEEPIFDQVKKKMIANGCYFVNKDEAAKLTAGAINAEKCAVNPAIVGQSAVSIAKLCGIEVPAGTKILVAEIEGVGTKFPLSAEKLSPVLACYKVKTAAEGIERAAEVVAFGGMGHSSVIHSTNEEVIGKFADRLQTGRIIVNSPSTHGAIGDIYNTNMPSLTLGCGSYGRNSTSSNVTAVNLINVKRVARRTVNMQWFKVPNKVYFEKGATQYLAKMPDITRVAIITDAMMVKLGYVEKVEHYLRQRQMPVAIEVFSDVEPDPSTTTVDRGTEMMRRFQPDCIIALGGGSPMDAAKAMWLFYEYPDTDFNDLKQKFMDIRKRIYKYPRLGVKAKFVAIPTTSGTGSEVTSFAVITDKNQGNTKYPLADYELTPDVAIVDPEFVYSLPRTAVADTGMDVLTHAIEAYVSVMANDYTDGLAIKAIQLVFQYLEQSALQGDKLAREKMHNASTIAGMAFANAFLGINHSLAHKWGGQYHTAHGRTNAILMPHVIRYNAKKPTKFASFPKYSHFIADERYAEIARILGLPARTTEEGVTSLINAIRKLNKTLGIEESFQEIGFDAKDFEAHVDYLADRAFEDQCTTANPKLPLVTELADVYRNAFYGKFE, encoded by the coding sequence ATGGCTGTAAAGAACGAAGTCGCCCCAGCAAAAGAACCGACAGCAGGTCAGTATATTCAAACGTTAATCGACAAAGCGAATAAAGCACACGCTGCATTCATGAAGATGGACCAGAAGCAGATTGACCGTATTGTGCAAGCGATGGCGCTTGCGGGTCTGGATAAACACATGATGCTCGCCAAGATGGCCGTAGAAGAAACAGGCCGCGGAGTATATGAGGATAAGATCACCAAAAATATATTTGCAACAGAATATGTGTACCACAGCATCAAATATGACAAAACCGTAGGTGTGATTGAAGATAACGAATATGAAAGCTTCCAGAAAATTGCGGAGCCGGTCGGCATTATTATGGGGATTACACCCGTTACCAATCCAACATCAACGACGATGTTTAAAGCACTGATCTCCATCAAGACGCGTAACCCGATCATCTTTGGTTTCCACCCATCTGCACAGAATTGTAGCCGGGAAGCTGCCAAAATCCTGCTGGAAGCGGCTGTGAAACATGGTGCACCAGCAGATTGCATTCAGTGGATTGATGATCCTTCCATGGATCGTACAAACGAACTGATGAATCACAATGATGTGGCTCTCATTCTGGCAACAGGCGGATCAGGCATGGTACGTGCAGCGTACAGCTGTGGTAAACCTGCACTGGGCGTAGGACCGGGTAACGTACCTTGCTTTATCGAGAAAAGCGCGGATATCAATCAGGCAGTAACGGATTTGATCCTGTCCAAGTCTTTCGATAACGGTATGATCTGTGCTTCCGAGCAAGCGGTCATCATTGAAGAACCGATCTTCGATCAAGTGAAGAAAAAAATGATCGCAAACGGCTGTTACTTTGTTAACAAAGATGAAGCAGCAAAATTGACAGCGGGTGCGATTAATGCCGAGAAATGTGCGGTGAACCCGGCGATTGTTGGTCAATCTGCGGTAAGCATTGCGAAATTGTGCGGTATTGAAGTTCCAGCAGGCACCAAAATTCTCGTGGCCGAGATTGAAGGGGTAGGTACCAAATTCCCATTGTCCGCTGAGAAATTAAGTCCGGTACTGGCTTGTTACAAAGTCAAAACGGCAGCAGAGGGCATTGAGCGTGCAGCAGAAGTGGTTGCTTTTGGCGGCATGGGTCACTCCTCGGTTATCCACTCCACAAATGAAGAAGTGATCGGCAAATTCGCAGATCGTCTGCAAACTGGACGGATTATTGTGAACTCACCATCCACACATGGTGCCATCGGGGATATCTACAACACAAACATGCCGTCACTGACACTGGGATGCGGATCATACGGACGTAACTCGACTTCTTCCAACGTAACCGCTGTGAACTTAATCAATGTGAAAAGGGTGGCTCGCCGTACCGTGAATATGCAATGGTTCAAAGTGCCGAACAAAGTCTACTTCGAAAAAGGGGCAACACAGTATCTTGCCAAAATGCCTGACATCACACGTGTGGCGATTATTACGGATGCCATGATGGTGAAACTTGGATATGTTGAAAAGGTAGAACACTATCTGCGTCAACGCCAAATGCCAGTAGCAATCGAAGTGTTCTCCGATGTTGAGCCAGATCCATCAACAACAACAGTAGACCGCGGAACCGAAATGATGCGCCGCTTCCAACCGGACTGCATTATCGCACTCGGCGGCGGATCACCGATGGATGCTGCCAAAGCCATGTGGTTGTTCTATGAATATCCAGACACGGACTTCAACGATCTGAAACAAAAATTCATGGATATCCGCAAACGGATCTACAAATATCCACGTCTCGGCGTAAAAGCGAAATTTGTAGCGATCCCAACCACATCCGGTACAGGTTCTGAAGTGACATCGTTCGCGGTTATCACAGATAAAAATCAAGGTAACACCAAATATCCATTGGCAGACTATGAGCTGACACCAGACGTAGCGATTGTCGATCCGGAGTTCGTATACTCCCTGCCTAGAACAGCCGTTGCAGATACAGGTATGGACGTACTGACGCATGCAATTGAAGCTTATGTGTCTGTCATGGCGAATGATTACACGGATGGACTTGCGATCAAAGCAATCCAACTGGTGTTCCAATACCTGGAGCAATCTGCACTGCAAGGCGACAAACTGGCACGTGAGAAAATGCATAATGCTTCCACGATTGCCGGTATGGCGTTTGCCAACGCATTCCTGGGCATTAACCACAGCTTGGCGCATAAATGGGGCGGTCAGTACCACACCGCACACGGACGCACCAATGCGATCCTGATGCCGCACGTCATTCGTTACAACGCGAAAAAACCGACCAAATTTGCATCGTTCCCGAAATATTCGCACTTTATAGCGGATGAGCGGTATGCCGAAATTGCCCGGATTCTGGGATTGCCTGCACGTACAACAGAAGAAGGCGTAACCAGTCTTATCAATGCCATTCGCAAACTGAACAAAACATTGGGCATTGAAGAATCGTTCCAGGAAATCGGATTTGATGCCAAAGACTTTGAAGCTCATGTAGATTATCTGGCTGACCGTGCCTTCGAAGACCAATGTACAACCGCCAATCCGAAGTTACCGCTGGTAACTGAACTGGCTGATGTATACCGCAACGCTTTCTACGGAAAGTTTGAATAA